One region of Permianibacter fluminis genomic DNA includes:
- the hisIE gene encoding bifunctional phosphoribosyl-AMP cyclohydrolase/phosphoribosyl-ATP diphosphatase HisIE, producing MLIPSIDLYNGQAVQWRQGKEKVLARDDVRELLAEFSLFGEVALIDLNAALGEGDNKALIKELLKLAPCRVGGGIRDLDTAREYLKAGASKIILGTAARADWVSKLPRDALVFAIDANGDEWVTKGWREGTGEKVLDLIPQLAARCSEFLYTQVQKEGMLQGIDEPRVRAVVKASPVPVTIAGGITTLDDIRLLRELGANGQIGMAIYTGKFTLVDALLASIDFSKQPLIPTIVQDETSNEVLMLAYSNADSLRVALQDRAGVYWSRSRRSLWRKGETSGHVQQLVRVDFDCDGDSLLFRVRQTDQACHLNRWSCFPAQRQRFTLATLDSVLAARQSTPKPGSYTAELYASADLRAEKLREEAEELIEAEAPEHVRWEAADLLYFALVNARAKGVSLAEIENELRSRHA from the coding sequence ATGCTGATTCCCAGTATTGATCTGTACAACGGCCAGGCCGTGCAATGGCGCCAGGGCAAGGAAAAAGTACTGGCGCGCGATGATGTCCGAGAACTGCTGGCCGAGTTCTCGCTGTTCGGCGAAGTCGCGCTTATCGATCTCAATGCCGCGCTCGGCGAGGGCGACAACAAGGCGCTGATCAAGGAACTGCTGAAGCTGGCGCCCTGCCGGGTCGGCGGCGGCATCCGCGATCTCGACACCGCGCGCGAATATCTGAAAGCCGGCGCCAGCAAGATCATTCTCGGCACCGCTGCTCGCGCCGACTGGGTCAGCAAACTACCGCGCGATGCGCTGGTATTTGCCATTGATGCGAATGGCGACGAATGGGTGACCAAGGGCTGGCGCGAAGGCACTGGAGAGAAAGTGCTGGATCTGATTCCACAGCTCGCCGCGCGCTGCAGCGAGTTTCTGTACACCCAGGTGCAGAAGGAAGGCATGCTGCAAGGCATTGATGAGCCGCGCGTGCGTGCTGTAGTGAAAGCCTCGCCGGTGCCGGTAACCATTGCCGGTGGCATCACCACGCTTGACGACATCCGTTTGCTGCGCGAGCTCGGCGCCAACGGCCAGATCGGCATGGCGATTTATACCGGCAAATTCACGCTGGTGGATGCTCTGCTCGCCTCCATTGATTTCAGCAAGCAGCCATTGATTCCGACCATCGTGCAGGATGAAACCAGCAACGAAGTGCTGATGCTGGCCTACAGCAACGCCGACTCGCTGCGCGTCGCGCTGCAGGACCGCGCCGGCGTGTACTGGAGTCGCTCACGGCGATCGTTGTGGCGCAAAGGCGAAACCAGCGGCCACGTGCAACAACTGGTGCGAGTGGATTTTGATTGCGATGGCGACAGCCTGCTGTTCCGCGTTCGGCAAACCGATCAGGCCTGTCACCTGAACCGCTGGAGCTGCTTCCCGGCCCAGCGCCAGCGCTTCACGCTGGCAACGCTGGACAGCGTGCTGGCCGCGCGGCAATCCACGCCGAAACCGGGCTCGTACACTGCCGAGCTGTATGCCAGCGCTGATCTCCGCGCAGAGAAACTGCGCGAAGAAGCGGAAGAACTGATCGAGGCCGAGGCGCCGGAACATGTGCGCTGGGAAGCAGCGGATTTGCTCTACTTTGCGCTGGTCAATGCGCGGGCGAAAGGCGTGTCGTTGGCGGAGATTGAAAATGAGTTGCGCAGTCGGCATGCGTGA
- the hisD gene encoding histidinol dehydrogenase, with protein MIYTTQNWQRPILSDNADISRRVADLLRTIETDGDAAIIAASQKFDGFAPEIITLQPFDSYGLAPELAAAIRTAAHRIERFARAQRAAFTDIEFEDEYGRYGHRAVPLERIAAYVPGGRFPLISTALMTLIPARVAGVAERVALSPSVNPALLAAASLAGATRFVRIGGAQAIAAATFGSQWSPAVDMIVGPGNAYVAEAKAQLQTHVRIDTVAGPSEVLILADGNAPISWLIEDAIAQSEHGPDALAVIVASVREWLTRAEQALLANADGAALFARQQIQLVLANDSNDAAAFSNRFAPEHLMLCDAAIAPNQLRHYGAMFIGARSPVALGDYLSGPNHTLPTAGAARRSSGLSVLDFLRVQTVQTIAKGLPLYQAATVLADAEGLVHHAESLRLRTKAE; from the coding sequence GTGATTTACACCACCCAAAACTGGCAACGCCCAATCCTGAGCGACAACGCTGACATTAGCCGCCGGGTCGCCGATCTGCTGCGCACCATCGAAACCGATGGCGATGCCGCGATCATCGCGGCATCGCAGAAGTTCGACGGCTTCGCGCCCGAGATCATCACACTGCAACCGTTCGACAGCTACGGCCTCGCACCGGAACTGGCCGCCGCCATCCGCACCGCCGCGCACCGCATCGAGCGGTTTGCCCGCGCCCAGCGCGCGGCGTTTACCGATATCGAGTTTGAAGATGAATACGGTCGCTACGGTCACCGTGCCGTGCCATTGGAACGTATCGCCGCTTATGTCCCGGGTGGTCGCTTTCCGCTGATTTCCACCGCGTTGATGACGCTGATCCCGGCTCGCGTCGCTGGCGTTGCCGAACGGGTGGCGCTGTCGCCGTCGGTGAATCCAGCGCTGCTCGCTGCGGCGAGTCTGGCTGGTGCAACGCGCTTTGTCCGCATCGGTGGCGCGCAAGCCATTGCGGCCGCGACATTCGGCAGCCAATGGTCACCGGCGGTCGACATGATCGTCGGGCCCGGCAATGCCTATGTTGCGGAAGCGAAAGCACAGTTGCAGACGCACGTGCGCATCGACACGGTCGCAGGGCCGAGCGAAGTGCTGATTCTGGCTGACGGCAATGCCCCCATCAGCTGGTTGATCGAAGACGCCATCGCACAAAGTGAGCACGGCCCGGATGCGCTGGCAGTGATTGTCGCCAGCGTTCGGGAATGGCTGACACGCGCCGAACAGGCCTTGCTGGCCAATGCCGACGGCGCCGCGCTGTTTGCGCGCCAGCAGATACAACTGGTGCTGGCGAACGACAGCAACGATGCCGCCGCGTTCAGTAACCGCTTTGCGCCGGAACACCTGATGCTGTGTGATGCGGCAATTGCACCAAACCAGCTGCGCCACTACGGCGCCATGTTTATCGGCGCGCGCAGTCCGGTCGCGCTCGGTGATTATCTGTCCGGCCCGAATCACACCCTGCCAACGGCGGGCGCCGCTCGGCGCAGCAGCGGCTTGTCGGTGCTGGATTTTCTGCGCGTGCAGACAGTGCAAACCATCGCGAAGGGTCTACCGCTTTATCAAGCTGCGACGGTGCTGGCTGATGCGGAAGGATTGGTGCATCACGCGGAGAGCTTGCGTTTGCGGACAAAGGCGGAGTAG
- a CDS encoding universal stress protein codes for MFKHILVPIDGSDMSQATVQRALAFAKEAAARISFYHAQPAFVPPVIAGEGVIIDAGAQQLFAEARAQESKLLLARAATLAQQAGVSSDGFSDISDSPWQGIIAAAKKQGCDLIFMASHGRRGVSALLLGSETQKVLTHCAIPVLVYREEKKH; via the coding sequence ATGTTCAAGCATATTCTGGTGCCGATTGACGGTTCCGACATGTCGCAAGCCACTGTGCAGCGCGCGCTGGCCTTTGCCAAGGAAGCGGCCGCGCGGATCAGCTTCTACCATGCCCAGCCGGCATTTGTGCCGCCGGTGATCGCCGGCGAAGGCGTCATCATCGATGCCGGTGCCCAGCAGTTGTTTGCCGAAGCCCGCGCCCAGGAATCCAAGTTGTTGCTGGCGCGAGCCGCGACGCTGGCGCAGCAGGCGGGTGTCAGCAGCGACGGCTTCAGCGATATTTCCGATTCACCCTGGCAGGGCATCATCGCTGCGGCGAAGAAGCAGGGCTGCGATCTGATATTCATGGCCTCGCACGGCCGTCGCGGTGTGTCGGCTTTGCTGCTCGGCTCGGAAACCCAGAAAGTACTGACCCACTGCGCGATTCCGGTGTTGGTTTACCGGGAAGAGAAGAAACACTGA
- a CDS encoding GNAT family N-acetyltransferase — MHQSKISIRVLKEFDKDCVLTIFAEGIATGIATFETECPDWAGFNQRFLPAPRLVAERAGQVVGWAVLSAISARACYRGAAELSVYVASAAQGQGVGQQLLSALVTASEAAGFWTLQGTINRRNTASIALHARCGFREVGYRERIAQRDGVWQDTVLMERRSTLIGRD, encoded by the coding sequence ATGCATCAGTCCAAAATTTCTATTCGTGTGCTGAAAGAGTTCGATAAAGATTGCGTGTTGACCATTTTTGCCGAAGGTATAGCAACCGGCATCGCCACCTTCGAAACCGAGTGTCCGGATTGGGCCGGTTTCAACCAACGCTTCTTGCCGGCACCACGGCTGGTCGCCGAAAGGGCGGGGCAGGTCGTTGGTTGGGCCGTGTTGTCAGCCATTTCTGCGCGGGCCTGTTATCGCGGCGCGGCCGAACTCAGTGTTTATGTTGCCAGCGCGGCGCAAGGCCAAGGTGTTGGTCAGCAATTGCTGAGCGCCCTTGTGACGGCGTCGGAGGCGGCGGGTTTCTGGACCCTGCAGGGCACCATCAATCGGCGCAATACCGCCAGTATTGCCCTACATGCCCGCTGCGGCTTTCGTGAAGTGGGCTATCGTGAACGCATCGCCCAGCGCGATGGCGTCTGGCAGGACACGGTTTTGATGGAGCGGAGGTCGACGCTGATTGGCAGGGATTGA
- the trpA gene encoding tryptophan synthase subunit alpha produces the protein MNRYQNLFARLRDRNEGALIPFLMLGDPNAEQSFERICAVVEAGADALELGIPYSDPVADGPTIVAAANRALAAGVTPPLALALVARVRAKYPSLPIGLLVYANLVYGAGVEHFFAEARTAGVDSLLIPDVPLRESALIREAGAKHGIENVFILPPNASAETQAEVARLSQGYVYLLSRAGVTGSETAAQMPLEHLIAGLTTQQSAPAILGFGISTPDQVRGALAAGAAGVIVGSALVSRQRGVAAEQVPATLAQYVTELKQATRR, from the coding sequence ATGAATCGCTATCAAAATCTGTTTGCCCGCTTGCGTGATCGCAACGAGGGCGCGTTGATTCCGTTTTTGATGCTCGGTGATCCGAATGCCGAGCAATCGTTTGAACGCATTTGCGCCGTGGTCGAGGCGGGCGCGGATGCGCTGGAGCTCGGCATTCCTTACAGTGATCCGGTGGCCGACGGCCCGACCATCGTCGCGGCGGCCAATCGCGCGCTTGCCGCTGGCGTCACACCACCGCTGGCACTGGCCTTGGTGGCTCGTGTGCGAGCCAAATATCCCAGCCTGCCGATCGGTTTGCTGGTCTATGCCAATCTGGTTTACGGCGCCGGTGTCGAGCACTTTTTTGCCGAGGCCAGAACCGCTGGTGTCGATTCGCTGCTGATTCCGGATGTGCCACTGCGCGAGTCGGCGTTGATACGTGAAGCCGGTGCTAAGCACGGCATCGAGAATGTGTTCATTCTGCCGCCCAATGCCAGTGCGGAAACACAGGCGGAAGTCGCGCGCTTGTCGCAAGGTTATGTCTACTTGTTGTCGCGCGCTGGCGTCACCGGTAGCGAAACGGCGGCGCAAATGCCTCTGGAACATTTGATCGCCGGTCTGACGACTCAGCAATCGGCACCGGCGATACTCGGCTTTGGCATTTCCACACCCGATCAGGTGCGCGGTGCGCTGGCCGCTGGTGCCGCCGGCGTCATCGTTGGTTCGGCGCTGGTCAGCCGGCAACGGGGCGTGGCTGCCGAGCAGGTGCCGGCGACATTGGCGCAGTATGTGACGGAGTTGAAGCAGGCCACCCGCCGCTGA
- the trpB gene encoding tryptophan synthase subunit beta — protein sequence MTVAHEDITRFGPYGGQYVPEILLPALDQLTAAFHEAQRDPAFHQQLNKLLNDYAGRPTPLYECRNFLRDTPVRVFLKREDLLHGGAHKTNQVLAQALLTQRMGKKRVIAETGAGQHGVATALACALLGLECVIYMGAKDIQRQQMNVFRMELFGAKVIPVEAGSASLKDAVNEALRDWAASFETTHYLLGTAAGPYPFPLLVREFQRVIGKEARAQILEQIGKLPDAVIACVGGGSNAIGIFSDFVPDAAVNLIGVEPGGYGITTGKHGATLCAGRPGILHGAYTYVMQNADGQIEESHSVSAGLDYPAVGPEHAYLQSTGRAQYVAINDEPALAAFQRLAKEEGIIPALESAHALAYVEQLAKTATEPMNVIVNLSGRGDKDLNHVRSVLDAAPAH from the coding sequence ATGACAGTTGCACACGAAGACATCACCCGGTTCGGCCCCTACGGCGGCCAATATGTGCCGGAAATCCTGTTGCCGGCACTGGATCAGCTGACCGCCGCGTTTCACGAGGCGCAGCGTGATCCGGCTTTTCATCAGCAGCTGAACAAGCTGCTCAATGATTACGCCGGCCGGCCGACACCGTTGTATGAATGCCGCAATTTTCTGCGTGATACCCCGGTGCGGGTGTTTTTGAAGCGCGAAGACTTGTTGCACGGCGGCGCCCACAAAACCAATCAAGTGCTGGCACAGGCACTGCTCACTCAGCGCATGGGGAAAAAGCGGGTTATCGCCGAAACCGGTGCCGGTCAGCACGGCGTCGCGACCGCGTTGGCTTGCGCGCTGCTTGGTCTGGAGTGCGTGATTTACATGGGCGCAAAAGATATCCAGCGTCAGCAGATGAACGTGTTCCGAATGGAGTTGTTCGGCGCCAAGGTGATTCCAGTCGAGGCGGGCAGCGCGTCCTTGAAAGATGCTGTCAACGAAGCGCTGCGCGACTGGGCGGCCAGTTTTGAAACCACGCACTATTTGCTCGGCACCGCGGCCGGACCGTATCCGTTTCCGCTGCTGGTGCGGGAATTTCAGCGCGTGATTGGCAAGGAGGCGCGCGCGCAGATCCTTGAGCAAATCGGCAAGCTGCCGGACGCGGTCATTGCCTGCGTTGGCGGTGGTTCCAATGCCATCGGCATTTTCAGCGATTTTGTCCCGGATGCTGCGGTCAATCTGATTGGGGTCGAACCCGGCGGTTATGGCATCACAACCGGCAAGCATGGCGCGACGCTATGTGCCGGCCGGCCGGGTATTTTGCATGGCGCGTATACCTATGTGATGCAGAACGCCGATGGTCAGATTGAAGAATCGCATTCGGTTTCCGCCGGTCTCGATTATCCGGCGGTCGGCCCGGAGCACGCCTATCTGCAGTCCACCGGCCGCGCCCAGTATGTCGCAATCAATGACGAGCCGGCGTTGGCGGCGTTTCAACGTTTGGCGAAAGAGGAGGGCATCATTCCGGCACTGGAATCGGCACATGCGCTCGCCTATGTCGAACAACTGGCGAAGACGGCGACTGAGCCGATGAATGTCATCGTCAATCTGTCCGGTCGTGGCGACAAGGACTTGAACCATGTCCGCAGCGTGCTCGACGCTGCGCCAGCGCATTGA